In a genomic window of Bordetella petrii:
- a CDS encoding ectoine synthase, translating into MIVRNVKDVIGTQDEVRTDTWVSRRVLLKKDGMGFSFHETTIFPGGRTHIHYKNHLEAVWCIEGDGSIETIADGKKYELGPGVVYALNEHDEHWLCGGKEPLRVICVFNPPLTGQEVHDADGVYALPAEAQAA; encoded by the coding sequence GATCGGAACTCAGGACGAAGTCCGCACCGACACCTGGGTCAGCCGCCGCGTGCTGCTGAAGAAGGACGGCATGGGGTTTTCGTTTCACGAGACCACCATTTTTCCCGGCGGACGGACGCACATCCACTACAAGAACCATCTTGAAGCGGTCTGGTGCATCGAAGGCGATGGCTCTATCGAGACGATCGCCGACGGCAAGAAGTACGAACTGGGACCGGGCGTGGTGTACGCCCTGAACGAGCACGACGAGCACTGGCTGTGCGGCGGCAAAGAGCCGCTGCGCGTTATCTGCGTATTCAACCCGCCGCTGACCGGCCAGGAAGTGCACGACGCCGACGGCGTCTACGCGCTGCCCGCCGAAGCGCAAGCGGCTTGA
- the thpD gene encoding ectoine hydroxylase has protein sequence MISPAQDPYASRTDRSSAIIARQDPVVYGDGKYADALSAEQVQDYDRDGFLLLENVFSAEEVQALIGEVERMTRDPAIVRREEAITEPGSNAVRSIFMVHVLNPMIARLTRDPRLANVARQLLGSEVYIHQSRANMKPGFKGKEFYWHSDFETWHVEDGMPAMRALSCSVLLSDNNECNGPLMLVPGSHRQFISCVGETPRDHYKQSLKKQEYGVPDPVSLQLLVEQGGIRTMMAKAGSVVFFDCNTMHGSNSNISPWPRSNVFMVYNSMENTLNPPKYGLAPRPEYIATRKAFKAVTPLDKLKLVE, from the coding sequence ATGATCTCACCTGCCCAGGATCCGTACGCCTCGCGTACGGATCGCAGTTCCGCCATCATCGCCCGCCAGGATCCGGTGGTCTATGGCGATGGCAAGTACGCCGACGCATTGTCGGCCGAGCAAGTGCAGGACTACGACCGCGACGGTTTCCTGCTGCTGGAAAATGTCTTTTCCGCCGAAGAAGTGCAGGCCCTGATCGGCGAAGTCGAGCGCATGACGCGCGACCCCGCCATCGTGCGCCGCGAAGAGGCCATTACCGAGCCGGGCAGCAATGCCGTGCGCTCGATCTTCATGGTGCACGTGCTAAACCCCATGATCGCGCGCCTGACTCGCGATCCCCGGCTGGCCAACGTGGCGCGCCAGTTGCTGGGGTCCGAGGTGTACATCCACCAGTCGCGCGCGAACATGAAACCCGGCTTCAAGGGTAAAGAGTTCTACTGGCATTCCGACTTCGAGACCTGGCATGTCGAAGACGGCATGCCGGCGATGCGCGCGCTGAGCTGCTCGGTGCTGCTGAGCGACAACAATGAATGCAACGGCCCGCTGATGCTGGTGCCGGGCTCGCACCGGCAATTCATCTCGTGCGTGGGCGAGACGCCGCGCGACCACTACAAGCAGTCGCTGAAAAAGCAGGAATACGGCGTGCCCGATCCTGTCAGCCTGCAGTTGCTGGTCGAGCAGGGCGGCATCCGCACCATGATGGCCAAGGCCGGTTCGGTGGTGTTCTTCGACTGCAACACTATGCACGGTTCGAACAGCAACATCTCGCCGTGGCCGCGCTCCAATGTGTTCATGGTCTACAACAGCATGGAAAACACGCTGAACCCGCCCAAGTACGGCCTGGCTCCGCGACCTGAATACATTGCCACCCGCAAGGCCTTCAAGGCGGTGACGCCGCTCGATAAGCTGAAGCTGGTGGAATAA
- a CDS encoding 2-keto-3-deoxygluconate permease: protein MNTEVSRFPMFSAMMKVPGGLMLLPLILGSIIGTFAPDALAIGGFTTALFKNSALPLIALLIFATGTQVNMRTGGPILATAGTILLMKTLVPATLIVLLGSYVGLDGILGVSILALLAAFDNSNGGLWLAYTGQYGDSRDRGAYVASAVNDGPFFSLLFLGASGLADIPVTALVAALVPFLLGVVVGNLDVQWRNVLKPVPNIVIPFFAFALGTGINLSAVVSGGMTGLVLGLLISPITGFLVYLGYRYILRRGGKSGIGFAAGTTAGNAIATPAVVAAADPSLQQYVSTATAQVAACVLISSILAPLLASYFLKRAGELKPAEDVAIAMGEPQPATEARV, encoded by the coding sequence ATGAATACCGAAGTTTCTCGCTTCCCCATGTTCTCGGCCATGATGAAAGTGCCGGGCGGGCTGATGCTGCTGCCGCTTATTCTCGGTTCCATCATCGGCACCTTCGCGCCCGATGCGCTGGCCATCGGCGGCTTTACCACCGCGTTGTTCAAGAACAGCGCGCTGCCCCTGATCGCGCTGCTCATCTTCGCCACCGGCACGCAGGTCAACATGCGCACGGGCGGGCCCATCCTGGCTACCGCGGGCACGATCCTGCTGATGAAAACGCTCGTGCCGGCCACGCTCATCGTGCTGCTGGGCAGCTACGTGGGGCTCGACGGTATCCTGGGTGTGTCGATCCTGGCCCTGCTGGCCGCCTTCGACAACAGCAACGGCGGCCTGTGGCTGGCCTATACCGGGCAGTACGGCGACAGCCGTGACCGCGGCGCCTACGTGGCCAGCGCGGTGAACGACGGCCCGTTCTTCAGCCTGTTGTTCTTGGGCGCCTCGGGCCTGGCCGATATTCCCGTCACGGCGCTGGTGGCCGCGCTGGTGCCGTTCCTGCTGGGCGTGGTGGTGGGCAACCTGGACGTGCAGTGGCGCAACGTGCTCAAGCCGGTGCCCAACATCGTGATCCCGTTCTTCGCCTTTGCGCTGGGCACCGGCATCAACTTGTCGGCTGTCGTGTCCGGCGGCATGACCGGCCTGGTGCTGGGTCTGCTGATCAGCCCGATCACCGGGTTCCTGGTCTACCTGGGCTATCGCTACATTCTGCGCCGTGGCGGCAAGAGCGGCATCGGTTTTGCCGCAGGCACCACGGCGGGCAACGCCATTGCCACCCCGGCCGTGGTGGCGGCGGCCGACCCGTCCTTGCAGCAATACGTCAGCACCGCAACGGCGCAGGTCGCCGCGTGCGTGCTGATCAGCTCGATCCTGGCCCCGTTGCTGGCCTCGTACTTCCTGAAGCGCGCCGGCGAACTCAAGCCCGCCGAAGACGTCGCCATTGCCATGGGCGAGCCCCAGCCGGCGACCGAGGCGAGGGTCTGA